The Marinifilum sp. JC120 region GATCGAATTGGAAAATAGAAAGATTTGGACAAGTTATACSTTTCGTCACCGCTTTGTGGAAAATCGTTAGRTATGAATATGTTAGATACCTGTGACTCGATTGGTGAAATAGTATCTCTCTCCMAAAAAGCATRTTTTTTTTKACYRCCGCACRAAGAAAATRTTTTGTTGCGAATGAACAAGATATTGAGGAATTGTCCATACGTAAAATCATAATTATTGATACGAGCCTTTTCCACATAAAAAGGGAATCTTTT contains the following coding sequences:
- a CDS encoding DUF825 domain-containing protein produces the protein KRFPFYVEKARINNYDFTYGQFLNILFIRNKXFSXCGXXKKXAFXERDTISPIESQVSNIFIXNDFPQSGDEXYNLSKSFYFPIRSDPFVRRAIYSIADISGTPXXEGQXVNFERTYCQPLSDMNLSDSEGKNLHQYL